One window of Streptomyces sp. NBC_00273 genomic DNA carries:
- a CDS encoding RCC1 domain-containing protein — protein sequence MTYPGRRAGLGVLLAVSALLATAAQGPARTEKPEPWVRAWGSNAAGQLGNGATLDQQTPSAVRGLARDDVRELAGGGNATTSFAVAVLNNGTVQAWGNASRGQLGDGTTASRSYPAAVAGLSGASGVAAGIFAAYAVRNGRVFAWGDNTYGQLGNGSTAASTEPPTSRPVSVQSLNKVKGIAAGCNHVAALREDGSVWTWGRNNEGQLGDGSTSDRNTPQRVAGLQDIVSVAAGCTHMLALTADGTVKAWGRGANGQLGNDSTTASPVPVNVQHLKNVVGIVAVSHHSFALLDDGTVRGWGWNSAGQVGDGTRTSRTTPVPLPGLTGVKAMGGGWTHTLAVLDDQTVVAWGDNANGQLGDASTTPSLTPVTALPAGSGTTRVAASLGWNSSYAY from the coding sequence ATGACGTATCCCGGTCGACGCGCAGGTCTCGGCGTCCTGCTGGCCGTCTCCGCCCTCCTCGCCACAGCTGCACAGGGCCCCGCGCGTACCGAGAAGCCCGAGCCGTGGGTACGGGCGTGGGGCAGCAACGCCGCTGGTCAGCTCGGCAACGGCGCCACGCTCGACCAGCAGACGCCGTCGGCGGTCCGCGGCCTCGCCCGCGACGACGTCCGCGAGCTGGCAGGCGGTGGCAACGCCACCACGTCCTTCGCCGTAGCGGTGCTCAACAACGGCACCGTGCAGGCCTGGGGCAACGCCTCGCGCGGGCAGTTGGGCGACGGCACCACGGCCTCCCGCTCCTACCCGGCCGCCGTCGCCGGGCTGTCCGGCGCCTCCGGAGTGGCCGCAGGGATCTTTGCCGCCTACGCCGTACGGAACGGCCGCGTCTTCGCCTGGGGGGACAACACGTACGGCCAGCTCGGCAACGGCAGCACGGCGGCGAGCACCGAGCCGCCGACCAGCCGCCCCGTCTCCGTCCAGAGCCTCAACAAGGTCAAGGGCATCGCGGCGGGATGCAACCACGTGGCCGCCCTCCGCGAGGACGGCTCGGTCTGGACCTGGGGACGGAACAATGAGGGGCAGCTCGGCGATGGTTCCACAAGCGACCGCAACACTCCCCAGCGCGTCGCCGGCCTTCAGGACATCGTGTCCGTGGCGGCCGGCTGCACCCACATGCTCGCCTTGACGGCCGACGGCACGGTGAAGGCATGGGGCCGGGGCGCCAACGGCCAGCTCGGCAACGACTCCACGACAGCCAGCCCCGTACCCGTGAACGTCCAGCACCTCAAGAATGTCGTGGGCATCGTCGCAGTCAGCCACCACAGCTTTGCGCTCCTCGACGACGGCACCGTCCGGGGGTGGGGCTGGAACAGCGCCGGCCAAGTGGGCGACGGCACCAGAACGAGCCGCACGACCCCGGTCCCGCTCCCCGGCCTGACCGGCGTCAAGGCCATGGGCGGCGGCTGGACCCACACCCTCGCCGTCCTCGATGACCAGACCGTCGTCGCCTGGGGCGACAACGCCAACGGTCAGCTCGGCGACGCCAGCACCACCCCCTCCCTCACCCCCGTCACGGCCCTGCCCGCGGGGAGCGGTACGACCCGAGTCGCCGCGTCCCTCGGATGGAACTCCAGCTACGCCTACTGA
- a CDS encoding RCC1-like domain-containing protein: MTPRLLSSPDRARSPHDAAAAAPSGPRTLARRRWMLAAVTTAMATALAAPTATANEGNPTVLSWGAGRTGQLGNGTLADSLSPSSVTSLFRGDVDEISAGGTSSADSFVLARTDSTVKSWGHNSSGQLGNGGNTNQTVPTTVPRLTNIKSVAAGGKHGLALDTSGQVYSWGDNAYGQLGNNRTGDSRTVPDRVQGMPKVKQISAGCDFSLALLENGKVYAWGRGIHGQLGNGSRATSSVPRQVQGLENVVEVDAGCHHALALTAEDTVKSWGYNIYGQLGNSSTKSSTVPVDVDWVEGVSDIEAGAFHNYVKTSDSHVWGWGNNQYGQLLEGDESFGDNVSRTNRTAPVEIPRLAGVQHLAAGARHGVAVTADDVFTWGHNGEGQLGNGTTVPRYESVKILKEGSAIKNVAVSLGGNTTYAY; the protein is encoded by the coding sequence ATGACCCCCCGACTCCTCTCAAGCCCCGACCGGGCACGCTCCCCGCACGACGCAGCCGCAGCGGCCCCGTCCGGCCCGCGCACCTTGGCCCGCCGCCGCTGGATGCTCGCGGCCGTCACCACGGCCATGGCCACGGCTCTGGCCGCCCCCACGGCCACGGCCAACGAGGGCAACCCGACCGTCCTGAGCTGGGGTGCCGGACGCACCGGCCAGCTCGGCAACGGCACCCTCGCCGACAGCCTTTCCCCCTCCTCCGTCACCAGCCTCTTCCGGGGCGACGTCGACGAGATCTCGGCCGGCGGAACCTCGTCGGCCGACTCCTTCGTACTCGCCCGCACCGACAGCACCGTCAAGTCCTGGGGCCACAACTCCTCCGGCCAGCTCGGCAACGGAGGCAACACCAACCAGACCGTGCCGACCACCGTCCCGCGCCTGACCAACATCAAGAGCGTCGCGGCCGGCGGGAAGCACGGCCTCGCCCTCGACACCTCCGGCCAGGTCTACTCCTGGGGCGACAACGCCTACGGCCAGCTCGGCAACAACCGCACCGGAGACAGCCGCACCGTCCCCGACCGGGTCCAGGGCATGCCGAAGGTGAAGCAGATCTCCGCGGGCTGCGACTTCAGCCTGGCCCTGCTGGAGAACGGCAAGGTCTACGCGTGGGGCCGCGGCATCCACGGTCAGCTCGGCAACGGAAGCCGCGCCACCAGCTCCGTCCCGCGCCAGGTGCAGGGGCTGGAGAACGTCGTCGAGGTCGACGCGGGCTGCCACCACGCCCTCGCGCTCACTGCCGAGGACACCGTCAAGTCCTGGGGGTACAACATCTACGGCCAGCTCGGCAACTCCAGTACCAAGTCCTCTACGGTTCCGGTCGACGTCGACTGGGTCGAGGGCGTCTCCGACATCGAAGCCGGCGCCTTCCACAACTACGTCAAGACCAGCGACAGCCATGTCTGGGGCTGGGGCAACAACCAGTACGGACAGCTCCTCGAGGGCGACGAGTCGTTCGGCGACAACGTCTCGCGCACCAACCGCACCGCGCCCGTCGAGATCCCCCGCCTGGCGGGCGTCCAGCACCTCGCCGCCGGAGCCCGCCACGGCGTCGCGGTGACCGCGGACGACGTCTTCACCTGGGGCCACAACGGCGAGGGCCAGCTCGGCAACGGCACCACCGTCCCCCGCTACGAGTCGGTGAAGATCCTCAAGGAGGGCTCGGCGATCAAGAACGTGGCCGTGTCCCTGGGCGGCAACACCACGTACGCCTACTGA